AGGGCTACGTCGAGACGGCCACCGGCGGGTCGGGAATGCCCGCGTGGCTCCCGATGTTGAACGGGCAGCTCCGGGAGGGCGACGACGCGAAGGCGCCATCGCCGGGGTTGGCGGGCCGGGCGATCGGCGCGGCCGCACAGATCGGAGTCACCCCCCGCGCGCGCGGGCAAGGCACTGCGGGCGGTCGGCCTCGAGGGACTCGTCAAGCGATTCGTCCCCGCCGACGCGCGTCGGGCGGGCACCGAGCAGGTCGACTTCGCCGCCTCGCGGGCGTACATGCGCTCGCGGATCGAACTCGGCCTGCGCATGAACGTCGAGGGCCGCGAACCACGGGGAGTCGTCCCCGAGGACGACTACGAGTCGGTTCGGGCGGAGCTGATCGACCTCCTCGCGGGGATCGAGACCCCCGACGGCGAGGCGATGTTCGAGGAGGTCGCCCCCCGCGAGGAGTTCTTCTGGGGGCCCTACGCCGAGGACGGCGTCGATATCGTGATGATACCCGACGACTTCGAGCAGTTCCTCTCAGCGGATTTCAAGGGCGAGGTCTTCGGCCCGCCGACCGAGCCGTACAACCACAAACTCCACGGGATGATCTCGATCAGCGGCGCGGGCGTCGATACCGACGCGGACCTCTCGGGTGCACACCTCTTCGACGTCGCGCCGACGGTCTGTGGGGCACTCGGGATCCCGAGGAGCGACCGGATGGACGGGAGTGTTCTTTCCGCAGTCGAACCAACCGAAGAATATGAGTACCCCCGACTCGATGGGTCGGTCGAGGAGACCGCCGACGAGGAGATCGAAGACCGCTTATCGGCGCTCGGGTATCTAGAGGGCAACGAATGAGTATCACAGTACGACGTGCGAGCGACGAGGAGTTCGAGGAGTGGAACAGCTACGTCAAACGGGCCGAGGCCGCGGGTCCGTTCCACCAGCGCGAGGGGATCGAGCTACTCGCGGATCATACGGACACGACCCTGCATCCGCTGGTGGCCGCCAAGGGCCAGCAGGCCATCGGGATCCTCCCCGTCTTCGAACAGGAGAAGGGACCGTTCACGATGGTCGTCTCGCCGCCCACCCACACCGAGGTCTACTACCTCGGGGCGGCGCTGCTCGACGCCCACCAGCTCAAACAGCGCAAAGAGGAGCGGCGAAACCGCCGCTTTGCCTACGCGTGTCACGAGTGGATCGAGGAGAACCTCGACCCCGATCTGACGCATATCAGAACCGTCGACCGGTATCAGGACCTCCGGCCGTACAAGGAGAAGGGATACGCTGTCGAGCCGTACTACACCTACGTCACCGACCTGACGCCCAGCGAGGACGACCTCCTAATGGCGCTGTCGAGCGACGCGCGCTCGAACGTCCGCAACACCGACGACGACGCCTACGAGATCGAGGTCGGCGGGCTCACGGAGGCAAAGGAGATCATCGAGCGGGTGCGAGAACGACACGACGATCAGGGGATGAACTACTTCATCGACGACGAGTACATCACCCGACTGCACACGACGTTTCCCGACGGACAGGTCAAACCCTACACCTGCTGGAACGCGGACGGGGAAATGGCCGGCGGGATCGTCGCCATCGAGCACAAAGACACCGTCTATCGCTGGCAGGGCGGGACGAAAGGCGACGCCGAGATCCCCGTCAACGACCTGCTCGACTGGCACGTCATGACCGACGCCAAATCGCGGGGGGTCGAGCGCTACGATCTGGTCGGCGCGAACCAACGGCGCATCTGCCGGTACAAATCGAAGTTCGCGCCCGATCTGGCGACCTATCACGGCGCGCTCAAGCGCTCGCGGCGCGCCGGAGCGGTCAACGCCGCCCGATCGCTGCTGTCCAGGTAGTCCCGGATGGCCCGTACGACCCCTCGACTCGGCCCGCGAGCCGTGTTCGGCCGGGCGAGAAGCGACGGCGTTCGATCGTTTTTCGACGATCACGGCGCTTCGCGCTACGCGTTTTACGGCTACGGGAAGGTCGCCGCACGCGACGGGATCGACGTCCTGCTCGGAGAGCGTCCCGAGGCGACGAACGTCGTCCTCCCGGCGTACCTCCCCTACGGGATCGTCGAACCGTTCCGCGAGGCGGGACTCGAACCGCGCTACTACACCTGCGATCGGTCCCTCCGGCCGGACCTCGACCGCATCGAGGAGTTGCTCGACTCGGGGTCGCTCGCGGTGCTGTTCGTCCAGTACTTCGGCCAGCCACAGCGACGCGAGGACATCGAGGCGATCACGGAGCTGGCTGCGGAGTACGACGCCTACACCATCGACGACAACGCCCATTCGGCGTTGAGTACGCTCGACGGACGGCTGCTCGGGACGTTCGGGGATATCGGCATCACGAGCCTGCACAAGACCCTGCCGATCCCCAACGGCGCAGCGCTCTTTCTCACGAACGACGCCCTCTCGGGGGCCGAATTGACCCGCTCTGCGGTTCGCGAGGGGTACACGAAAGCGGACTACCGATACTGTACGCGCTCGTTGGGCCGGTCGATAAGCGACACACCCGTTCTCAAACGGGCGCTCTCGACGTTTCGTCGGGTGAACGGCCACGAGTCCGACGGGACGAATCAGGTCCACACGGACAGCGAGGCGGATCCCCGCGAGATCTACGAGTCGACCAAGGGGCCGATGTCCCGCCTCGTGTTGCACGTCCTCGATCGAACCGATCCGATCGACGTGATCGCCGCCCGCCGGGCGAACTATCGGATCTGGGACCGCACGATACGCGACCTCGACGGCGTCGAACCGGTCTTCGAGTCGCTCGCCGAGGGTGCCTGCCCGCAGTACTACCCCGCCATCGTCGCGGATCCGGACGACCTCGGCGGGCTGGCGGGGATCGCAAAACCGTGGCCGCCGCTGCCGTACGAACTCCGGGACGAGGCGGCCTTCGAAACCGAGAACTTCCTGGCGTCGCACCTCCATACGCTACCGGTCCATCAGGACCTCGACCTGCGCAACAGGGCAAGTCTCGGCGTCGACGAATAGACGGTCCGTCGGACCGGTTCCGTGGGGGAAAGCGGACCGGACGGCTCCGAACCGCCCTCTCGTCACACTGCTGGTGCTCGTGAGTGGACTCGCGCCGGAACAGTGGGTTCGGGCGGATTCGAACCGCGAGGGCTTCGCTCCGCTTGCCCGCTGGGTTCCAATCGCCCTCGCGTTACGGTGTTGCGACTCGCGGATATGCTCGTCGCAAAACACATGGGTTCGGGCGGATTCGAACCACCGATCTCGGCCTTGTAAAGGCCGCGTCATAACCAACTAGACCACGAACCCTCATCGGAGGGTGTCGCCGCGGGCGAATAACGGTTTCTTTCTCGACCGGAAACGCTTACCCCGATCGGACCGATACCCCGACATGGACACCCGGCGTCTACCGCTGGTTATCACCGCCTTTCTCGTCGTCGCCATCGCTCTGGCCCTCGCCTACCAACTCGGGGCGGTCGGGCTGGTCACCGGCAGCGAGGACTCGGCTACGGTGTCGATCTCCGACGGGAACGAGCGGCTCGCGACGGTCGACGCGGAGGTCGCTGATACGACACCCCAGCGCTACACCGGCCTCTCGGATCACGACTCGCTGGGAAGCGACGAGGGGATGTTGTTCGCCTTCGAACGCGAGAGCACCCGAGGTTTCGTCATGCGCGACATGGCATTTCCCATCGACATGATCTTCGTCGGTGAGGACGGGACGATTACGGCGGTCCACGAAGCGCCCGTAGAGGAGGACCAATCCGACCTGCGGACGTATCGCGGCGAGGCCAAGTGGGTGCTCGAAGTCAACTACGGCTACGCCGCCGAACACGGGATCACGGAGGGCGATCGCGTGAGGATCGACTACTGACGGTTTCGGTTCGTAACAACCCTTTTTAACGTCGATCCCCGAAGTCGTTCAATGGCCGTCCACGACGCAGACGACGACCCGTTCGAGGAACAACGGGCGAAGGTGGACGACTCGATCCGTCGCCTCTTTCGGGAGTACGGGCTCGACAACACCTTCGAGTACGCCGTCGGGATCCTCGCGAGCCTCGTCGCCCGCCTGTTGGATCTGATCCCGCCGCTGATGCTGGGGGTGGCGATCGACGCGATCTTCCTCGGGGAGCGGGCCTTCAGCGTCCGGTTCGTCCCCGACGCGTGGTTGCCGACCACTCAAGAGGGACAGTTCGCGTTGACCATCGGGATCATCGCCGGGTCCTTCCTCCTCGGTGCGGTCTTTCACTGGCTGCGAAACTGGGGGTGGAACGCCGCCGCCCAGAACGTCACCCACGAGATTCGGGTCGACTGCTACGAGCGGATGCAGCGGTTGGGGATGGACTTCTTCTCCGATAAGCAGACCGGCGAGCTGATGAGTATCCTCTCGAACGACGTCAATCAGCTCGAACGCTTTCTCAACGACGGGCTGAACTCCGCCTCCCGACTGTTGGTGATGGTCGTCGCCATCGCGGGGATCCTCGTTACGATCAACCCCCAGCTCGCGCTGGTGGCGCTCGTGCCGGTCCCGCTGATCGCCGCCTTTACCTACGCGTTCATCACGATCATCCGGCCGAAGTACAAGAAGATGCGCTCGACGGTCGGCGCGCTGAACTCCCGACTGGAGAACAACCTCGGGGGGATCCAGGTCATCAAATCGAGCAACACCGAGCGCTACGAGGACGACCGGGTCGACGACGCCTCGATGGAGTACTAC
The DNA window shown above is from Halalkalicoccus jeotgali B3 and carries:
- a CDS encoding lipid II:glycine glycyltransferase FemX encodes the protein MSITVRRASDEEFEEWNSYVKRAEAAGPFHQREGIELLADHTDTTLHPLVAAKGQQAIGILPVFEQEKGPFTMVVSPPTHTEVYYLGAALLDAHQLKQRKEERRNRRFAYACHEWIEENLDPDLTHIRTVDRYQDLRPYKEKGYAVEPYYTYVTDLTPSEDDLLMALSSDARSNVRNTDDDAYEIEVGGLTEAKEIIERVRERHDDQGMNYFIDDEYITRLHTTFPDGQVKPYTCWNADGEMAGGIVAIEHKDTVYRWQGGTKGDAEIPVNDLLDWHVMTDAKSRGVERYDLVGANQRRICRYKSKFAPDLATYHGALKRSRRAGAVNAARSLLSR
- a CDS encoding DegT/DnrJ/EryC1/StrS family aminotransferase; protein product: MARTTPRLGPRAVFGRARSDGVRSFFDDHGASRYAFYGYGKVAARDGIDVLLGERPEATNVVLPAYLPYGIVEPFREAGLEPRYYTCDRSLRPDLDRIEELLDSGSLAVLFVQYFGQPQRREDIEAITELAAEYDAYTIDDNAHSALSTLDGRLLGTFGDIGITSLHKTLPIPNGAALFLTNDALSGAELTRSAVREGYTKADYRYCTRSLGRSISDTPVLKRALSTFRRVNGHESDGTNQVHTDSEADPREIYESTKGPMSRLVLHVLDRTDPIDVIAARRANYRIWDRTIRDLDGVEPVFESLAEGACPQYYPAIVADPDDLGGLAGIAKPWPPLPYELRDEAAFETENFLASHLHTLPVHQDLDLRNRASLGVDE
- a CDS encoding DUF192 domain-containing protein; protein product: MDTRRLPLVITAFLVVAIALALAYQLGAVGLVTGSEDSATVSISDGNERLATVDAEVADTTPQRYTGLSDHDSLGSDEGMLFAFERESTRGFVMRDMAFPIDMIFVGEDGTITAVHEAPVEEDQSDLRTYRGEAKWVLEVNYGYAAEHGITEGDRVRIDY